Proteins from one Setaria italica strain Yugu1 chromosome V, Setaria_italica_v2.0, whole genome shotgun sequence genomic window:
- the LOC101760580 gene encoding cysteine proteinase EP-B 2, whose protein sequence is MAQVAKRLLLVALLVVSAVELCRAMPFDKKDLESDEALWDLYERWQAHHRVHRHHGEKGRRFGTFKENVRFIHAHNTRGDRPHYRLRLNRFGDMGREEFRSAFADSRINDLRREPHAAAAVPGFMYEDVAYLPSSVDWRQEGAVTAVKNQGKCGSCWAFSTVVAVEGINAIRTGRLVSLSEQELIDCDKEENGCQGGLMENAFEFIKAHGGITTEATYPYRARNGTCDSYRSRRGQLVSIDGHQMVPAGNEEALAKAVANQPVSVAIDAGGQAFQFYSEGVFTGDCGTDLDHGVAAVGYGVGDDGTPYWVVKNSWGPGWGEGGYIRMQRGAGDGGLCGIAMEASFPIKTSPNPVRKPRRALLSGDASVSTSSQ, encoded by the coding sequence ATGGCGCAGGTGGCTAAGCGGCTTCTCCTGGTGGCCCTGTTGGTGGTGTCAGCGGTGGAGCTGTGCCGCGCCATGCCGTTTGACAAGAAGGACCTGGAGTCGGACGAGGCGCTGTGGGACCTGTACGAGCGGTGGCAGGCGCACCACCGCGTGCACCGGCACCACGGCGAGAAGGGCCGCCGCTTCGGCACCTTCAAGGAGAACGTCCGCTTCATCCACGCCCACAACACGCGCGGCGACCGCCCCCACTACCGCCTCCGCCTGAACCGCTTCGGCGACATGGGCCGCGAGGAGTTCCGCTCCGCGTTCGCCGACTCCCGCATCAACGACCTCCGCCGGGAGCcccacgccgcggccgcggtgcCCGGGTTCATGTACGAGGACGTCGCCTACCTGCCGAGCTCCGTGGACTGGCGCCAGGAGGGCGCGGTCACCGCCGTCAAGAACCAGGGCAAGTGCGGCAGCTGCTGGGCCTTCTCCAcggtggtggccgtggaggGCATCAACGCGATCCGGACGGGGAGGCTGGTGTCTCTGTCGGAGCAGGAGCTGATCGACTGCGACAAGGAGGAGAACGGGTGCCAGGGCGGGCTGATGGAGAACGCCTTCGAGTTCATCAAGGCCCACGGCGGCATCACCACCGAGGCCACCTACCCGTACCGCGCCCGCAACGGCACCTGCGACAGCTACCGATCCCGGCGCGGGCAGCTGGTGTCCATCGACGGGCACCAGATGGTCCCGGCGGGTAACGAGGAGGCCCTGGCCAAGGCGGTGGCGAACCAGCCGGTGTCCGTGGCCATCGACGCCGGGGGCCAGGCGTTCCAGTTCTACTCGGAGGGCGTGTTCACGGGGGACTGCGGCACGGACCTGGACCACGGCGTGGCGGCGGTCGGGTacggcgtcggcgacgacggcacGCCGTACTGGGTCGTGAAGAACTCCTGGGGCCCCGGGTGGGGCGAGGGCGGGTACATCCGGAtgcagcgcggcgccggcgacggcgggctcTGCGGCATCGCCATGGAGGCATCCTTCCCCATCAAGACGTCCCCCAACCCGGTGCGCAAGCCCCGGCGCGCGCTCCTCTCCGGGGACGCCTCCGTCTCCACCTCGTCCCAGTGA
- the LOC101760176 gene encoding lysine-specific demethylase JMJ705 produces MPSVQGELVPPWLKSLPLAPEFRPTASEFADPIAYLLKIEPAAAPFGICKVVPPLPPPPKRTTLGNLSRSFAALHPGDPSPTFPTRHQELGLCPRRPRPALKPVWHSPRRYTLPQFEAEAGASRKALLARLDVPPSRHLSPLDVEALFWRSSADRPVAVEYASDMPGSGFAPCDARPTQLPAANVGETAWNMRGVARSPASLLRFLREEVPGVTSPMLYVAMLFSWFAWHVEDHDLHSLNYLHSGAPKTWYGVPRDAALAFEDVVRVHGYGGEVNPLETFAMLGDKTTVMSPEVLVRSGIPCCRLVQNAGEFVVTFPGSYHSGFSHGFNYGEASNIATPEWLRAAKEAAVRRASINRPPMVSHYQLLYELALSMCLRDPSGGAMEPRSSRLKEKKKGEGEQLVKKIFVRNVIEDNKLLNHFLSDGSSCIILPTSSNNGSALSTLLSKSQSTTSRVSDVQCSSTETPKDSGHLPMNGALGKNGELSSSKEISASVCSGKEVPPTACMHDCVNMPGSLDANNAESDKGDVNNADGILDQGLLSCVTCGILSFSCVAVIKPRECAAKWLMSADSSLINKQLAGSGESHLIDALQGSDFEMNRNRIISDAASLDRNSALDLLASAYGDASDSDEDVLNKKIQASNVSNELISHTIESPPNSSSNGGCDGTNMSSSSKERQQGPSSQSSQCIGNTNNGPKGVRTRNKYQLKMVLSEGFLPKDIYSEMQKKVQCEPSRSNMTSTEPIHGTDCQASRNSATVCMDGNRSTTTTVDNLATSIVKPDKDSSRMHVFCLEHAIEVEKQLRTIGGAHIFLLCRPEYPKIEVEAKLLAEEMEVKYDWKDIVFKEASIEDRKKIQEVVQDEETIPTHSDWAVKLGINLYYSANLAKSPLYNKQLPYNRVIYKAFGCSSPNNSPAKLKTYARRQGRAKKIVLAGRWCGKVWMSNQVHPFLAHRIESHEPEEIDEIWSCYEKSNADHVEHSSREATSPRKSSSRAIEEKTSNREKEPLEKASIKKPKYIEEDNSEALESAEKASAGKSNCRTSVEKMGKRKKELAEKANTKKLKHTEEDNSKALTGASEASPPLPSGMVVRSSSRIANRKNMLKSKMEEEDNGPASHPKAKVEEDSNDPAICSSARSLRQNINVKKQTKKSRAEKRKAPSSAALKDEEQISDVKGFSVTKQQLSSHKQKNKVEETQQMKKTRERKGAPPSSPKHGEEYACDIEGCSMSFGTKQELSLHKRDICPVQGCRRKFFSHKYLLQHRKVHNDDRPLKCSWKGCDMAFKWPWARTEHMRVHTGDRPYVCPEPECGQTFRFVSDFSRHKRRTGHAAKVKAKK; encoded by the exons atgccgTCGGTGCAGGGGGAGCTGGTGCCCCCGTGGCTCAAGTCCCTCCCGCTGGCGCCCGAGTTCCGCCCCACCGCGTCCGAGTTCGCTGACCCCATCGCCTACCTCCTCAAGATCGAGCCCGCCGCGGCCCCCTTCGGCATCTGCAAGGTcgtgccgccgctcccgccgccgcccaagcggACCACGCTCGGCAACCTCTCCCGCTCCTTCGCCGCGCTCCACCCGGGGGACCCCTCGCCGACATTCCCCACCCGGCACCAGGAGCTCGGCCtctgcccgcgccgcccgcgcccggctcTCAAGCCCGTCTGGCACTCCCCCCGCCGCTACACTCTCCCGCAGTTCGAGGCCGAGGCCGGGGCCTCGCGGAAGGCCCTGCTCGCGCGCCTCGACGTCCCGCCCTCCAGGCACCTCTCGCCGCTCGACGTCGAGGCACTCTTCTGGCGCTCCTCGGCCGACCGCCCCGTCGCCGTCGAGTACGCCAGCGACATGCCCGGCTCCGGGTTCGCCCCCTGCGACGCCCGCCCCACGCAGCTGCCCGCCGCGAACGTCGGCGAGACGGCGTGGAACATGCGCGGCGTCGCCAGGAGCCCCGCATCGCTGCTGCGGTTCCTGCGGGAGGAGGTGCCCGGGGTCACGTCGCCGATGCTCTACGTCGCCATGTTGTTCAGCTGGTTCGCGTGGCACGTCGAGGATCACGACCTGCACAGCCTCAACTACCTGCATTCCGGGGCTCCCAAGACGTGGTACGGGGTGCCGCGCGACGCCGCACTCGCGTTCGAGGATGTCGTGCGCGTCCACGGCTATGGCGGCGAGGTGAACCCCTTAG AAACGTTTGCAATGCTGGGTGACAAGACTACGGTGATGTCCCCTGAAGTGCTCGTGCGTTCTGGGATCCCCTGCTGCAG ATTAGTGCAGAATGCAGGGGAGTTCGTGGTCACTTTCCCTGGATCCTATCACAGCGGTTTCAGTCACG GATTCAACTATGGGGAAGCATCAAATATAGCTACTCCTGAATGGTTGAGAGCTGCAAAAGAGGCAGCTGTCCGGAGAGCTTCAATCAATCGTCCTCCCATGGTTTCGCACTATCAATTGCTCTATGAACTTGCACTGTCGATGTGCTTGAG GGATCCATCCGGTGGGGCTATGGAACCACGAAGCTCTAGattgaaggagaagaagaaaggtgaAGGGGAACAATTAGTCAAAAAGATATTTGTCCGAAATGTTATTGAAGACAATAAACTGCTTAATCATTTTCTGAGTGATGGATCTTCTTGCATTATTCTTCCAACTAGTTCCAATAATGGTTCTGCACTATCAACTTTACTCTCAAAATCACAGTCAACTACATCCAGGGTATCGGATGTCCAGTGCAGTAGCACAGAAACTCCTAAAGACTCAGGACATTTACCAATGAATGGGGCACTTGGGAAGAATGGGGAATTGTCATCATCCAAAGAAATTTCAGCATCAGTCTGCTCAGGAAAGGAGGTCCCACCtacagcatgcatgcatgactgTGTAAACATGCCTGGCTCATTAGATGCAAACAATGCAGAAAGTGATAAGGGGGATGTTAACAATGCTGATGGCATTTTAGATCAAGGTTTATTATCATGTGTAACATGTGGGATTTTGAGTTTTTCATGTGTGGCTGTGATCAAACCAAGGGAGTGTGCAGCAAAATGGTTGATGTCTGCTGATTCTAGTTTGATCAATAAACAACTTGCTGGTTCTGGAGAAAGTCATCTGATAGATGCATTACAAG GATCTGATTTTGAAATGAATCGCAATAGAATAATTTCTGATGCTGCATCCCTGGATAGGAATTCTGCTCTTGATCTTTTGGCATCTGCATATGGAGATGCATCAGATTCTGATGAGGATGTTCTGAACAAAAAAATTCAGGCCTCTAATGTCTCCAATGAATTAATAAGTCACACGATCGAATCACCACCCAATTCTTCAAgtaatggtggttgtgatgGGACAAACATGTCGTCAAGTAGTAAAGAGCGCCAACAAGGACCATCTTCCCAGAGCTCACAGTGTATTGGTAACACAAACAATGGACCAAAAGGTGTTCGTACAAGAAATAAGTATCAACTTAAGATGGTGCTTTCTGAAGGGTTTCTACCAAAAGATATTTATTCAGAAATGCAAAAGAAGGTCCAATGTGAACCATCAAGGTCAAACATGACTTCAACGGAGCCAATTCATGGCACAGATTGTCAAGCTAGCCGTAACAGTGCTACAGTCTGTATGGATGGTAACAGAAGTACTACGACTACGGTGGACAACTTAGCTACATCGATTGTGAAACCTGATAAGGATTCATCAAGAATGCATGTATTTTGTCTTGAACATGCTATTGAGGTTGAGAAGCAACTTCGAACTATTGGTGGTGcccatatttttcttttatgtCGTCCAG AATATCCCAAAATAGAAGTAGAAGCAAAATTGCTGGCTGAAGAAATGGAAGTCAAGTATGATTGGAAGGATATTGTTTTCAAAGAGGCCAGTATCGAGGATAGGAAGAAGATCCAGGAAGTTGTGCAGGATGAGGAAACAATACCGACACATAGTGATTGGGCTGTAAAACTGGGCATTAATCTTTACTACAGTGCTAATCTTGCTAAGTCTCCTTTATACAACAAGCAATTGCCATATAATAGAGTTATCTATAAGGCATTTGGCTGCAGTTCTCCCAATAACTCACCAGCGAAGCTGAAGACTTATGCCAGAAGGCAAGGCAGGGCAAAGAAAATAGTTTTGGCTGGCAGGTGGTGTGGAAAAGTATGGATGTCAAACCAGGTCCATCCATTCTTGGCTCACAGAATTGAAAGTCATGAGCCAGAAGAAATAGATGAAATATGGTCATGTTATGAGAAATCTAATGCTGATCATGTTGAACATTCAAGTAGAGAGGCAACCTCCCCAAGGAAGAGTAGCAGCAGAGCAATTGAAGAAAAGACAAGCAACAGGGAGAAAGAACCATTGGAGAAAGCAAGCATCAAGAAGCCAAAATATATCGAAGAGGATAATTCCGAAGCATTAGAAAGTGCTGAAAAAGCCTCTGCAGGAAAGAGTAACTGCAGAACAAGTGTAGAAAAGATGGGCAAGAGGAAGAAAGAACTTGCGGAGAAAGCAAATACTAAGAAGCTAAAACATACTGAAGAGGACAATTCCAAGGCACTGACAGGTGCTTCAGAAGCCTCTCCCCCTTTACCATCTGGGATGGTAGTCCGTAGCAGCTCCAGAATTGCCAATAGGAAAAACATGCTGAAATCAAAGATGGAAGAAGAGGATAATGGTCCAGCTAGCCATCCAAAGGCAAAGGTTGAAGAGGATAGTAATGATCCTGCTATCTGTTCAAGTGCTAGATCGCTAAGGCAGAACATAAATGTgaagaaacaaacaaagaaaagtAGAGCAGAAAAGCGAAAGGCTCCAAGCTCAGCTGCTCTGAAGGATGAAGAGCAAATATCGGATGTCAAGGGATTTTCTGTCACGAAACAGCAGCTGTCTTCACATAAGCAGAAGAACAAAGTAGAAGAAACGCAGCAAATGAAGAAAACTAGAGAAAGGAAAGGAGCGCCTCCAAGTTCTCCAAAGCATGGAGAAGAGTATGCATGCGACATTGAAGGCTGTTCCATGAGTTTCGGCACAAAACAGGAGCTGTCTCTGCATAAGCGTGACATCTGCCCAGTGCAGGGCTGTCGCAGGAAGTTCTTCTCACACAAGTATCTGCTGCAGCACCGCAAGGTTCACAACGATGACCGGCCACTGAAATGCTCATGGAAGGGCTGCGACATGGCGTTCAAGTGGCCATGGGCTAGGACAGAGCACATGAGGGTGCATACAGGCGACAGGCCCTATGTTTGCCCCGAGCCAGAGTGTGGGCAGACATTTAGGTTCGTCTCTGATTTCAGCCGCCACAAGCGCAGGACCGGCCATGCAGCGAAGGTGAAAGCAAAGAAGTGA